Proteins found in one Hevea brasiliensis isolate MT/VB/25A 57/8 chromosome 18, ASM3005281v1, whole genome shotgun sequence genomic segment:
- the LOC110663539 gene encoding uncharacterized protein LOC110663539: MYKVVEDLTKIKAHLGITSKEARETSKEGAISFEKEEEVGSEKEEGEEEEEEEEEDGTENEEVESANEKTSSNGDDDASQGGSQRGSGGEKSEFGSDAAKELHTPIHIAPASKGDTMATEISKTLSDEPVKKKRKKMPANRPKPTRRSSKL, encoded by the exons ATGTATAAAGTTGTGGAAGACTTAACCAAAATCAAGGCTCATTTAGGTATTACAAGTAAGGAAGCTAGGGAAACAAGTAAAGAAGGTGCTATAAGTTTTGAAAAAGAAGAGGAAGTTGGGAGTGAAAAAGAAGAGggagaagaggaagaggaagaagaggaggAAGATGGAACAGAAAATGAGGAAGTAGAATCTGCTAACGAAAAGACCAGTTCTAATGGTGATGATGATGCATCTCAAGGAGGCAGCCAAAGAGGCAGTGGAGGTGAAAAGAGTGAATTTGGTTCTGATGCTGCAAAGGAACTGCACACTCCTATTCATATTGCACCTGCTAGTAAAG GTGATACCATGGCTACTGAGATTTCGAAAACCTTGAGTGATGAGCCTGtcaagaagaaaaggaaaaagatgcCTGCAAATAGACCAAAGCCAACTAGGAGGAGCTCTAAGTTGTAG
- the LOC110663534 gene encoding uncharacterized protein LOC110663534 — protein MELTFASRTSNHSAASATATATSTASFSGRIGAFLRISEFPVRKRRLSLSDGGINRVQLRCAKVSSERSSEGIEERNSTRGGGGFTGSAMEVTTFDRSFSDTEFPVWEKIGAVVRLSYGIGIYGAMALAGRFLCSITGIDSMGGFEVSIDAIVEGLGYASPPIMALLFILDDEVVKLSPHARAIRDVEDEELRSFFYGMSPWQFILIVVASSVGEELFYRAAVQGALADVFIRGTNLVTDARGMASLTGVLPPFVPFAQAFAAVLTAALTGSLYYVAASPKDPAYVVAPVLQSQSGREDLKKLFAAWYERRQMKKIYSPLLEGLLALYLGFEWIQTNNILVPIITHGIYSAVVLGHGLWKIHDHRRRLHQRIRQLKLDEINPK, from the exons ATGGAGTTGACGTTTGCATCTCGGACTTCGAATCACTCAGCGGCATCAGCGACGGCGACGGCAACCTCGACGGCTTCTTTTAGCGGGAGGATTGGCGCTTTCTTGAGAATCAGTGAATTTCCAGTGAGAAAGAGGAGATTGAGCTTGAGTGATGGAGGCATTAATAGAGTTCAACTTCGGTGCGCTAAAGTGTCTTCGGAGAGAAGCAGTGAAGGGATAGAAGAACGAAACAGTACGAGGGGAGGAGGAGGGTTCACAGGAAGTGCGATGGAAGTGACCACATTTGATCGGAGCTTTAGCGACACTGAGTTCCCTGTTTGGGAGAAGATTGGCGCTGTGGTTAGACTTAGCTATGGAATCG gtATATATGGTGCCATGGCTTTAGCAGGACGGTTCTTATGCTCAATCACTGGAATAGATAGCATGGGAGGTTTTGAAGTATCTATAGATGCCATTGTTGAAGGGCTTGGATATGCATCTCCACCAATTATGGCGCTTCTTTTTATATTGGAT GATGAAGTTGTGAAGCTATCACCTCATGCTCGAGCTATCAGAGATGTGGAAGATGAAGAACTTCGGAGTTTCTTTTATGGGATGTCACCTTGGCAG TTTATACTGATTGTTGTTGCAAGTTCTGTGGGAGAAGAGCTTTTCTACCGAGCTGCTGTTCAG GGAGCATTGGCTGATGTATTCATAAGGGGCACCAATTTGGTGACAGATGCTCGAGGAATGGCATCTCTG ACTGGTGTGCTGCCTCCATTTGTTCCATTTGCTCAGGCATTTGCGGCTGTATTGACAGCTGCTCTTACAGGTTCTCTGTATTATGTGGCCGCCTCCCCAAAAG ATCCTGCTTATGTAGTTGCACCAGTTTTGCAATCTCAGTCTGGCCGCGAAGATCTGAAAAAGCTCTTTGCAG CATGGTATGAGAGGAGGCAAATGAAAAAGATCTATTCTCCCCTCTTAGAAGGACTTTTGGCTCTCTATCTTGGTTTTGAATGGATCCAG ACAAATAATATTCTTGTACCGATTATTACACATGGCATATATTCAGCCGTTGTATTGGGACATGGCCTTTGGAAGATACACGATCACCGCAGAAGACTACACCAGAGAATCCGGCAGCTAAAACTAGATGAAATAAACCCTAAGTAG